The following coding sequences lie in one Fibrobacter sp. UWEL genomic window:
- a CDS encoding pyridoxamine kinase: protein MNKRVLTIQDISCFGQCSSTVALPIVSACGIECAVLPSAVLSTHTGRFRGYTFRDLTDDMLPIRDHWVREGIKFDAFYTGYLGSVRQVDIVREIMSTTANPGALRIIDPVLADAGKLYAGFDLNFVEAMKRLCGEADVLLPNISEASYLTGLPYTEEYDRAYIAELCKRLCSLGTKCVIMTGIGFREGYTGIAVYENGELKHYEHKKVSMWCHGTGDIYASAITGSLMRGKSIMEAVKIAADFTLKAIENTVDDAEEHWYGVKFESAIPTLVKSFE from the coding sequence ATGAATAAGCGTGTTTTGACTATCCAGGATATTTCCTGTTTTGGCCAGTGTTCCTCTACGGTGGCCCTGCCTATTGTTTCTGCCTGCGGTATTGAATGTGCCGTACTCCCTTCTGCGGTGCTTTCCACCCATACGGGCCGTTTCAGAGGGTACACTTTTAGGGACCTTACCGACGACATGCTGCCCATCCGAGACCACTGGGTGAGGGAAGGCATTAAGTTTGACGCTTTCTATACGGGTTATCTTGGTAGCGTGCGCCAGGTGGATATTGTCCGCGAAATTATGTCCACTACCGCCAATCCAGGTGCGCTCCGCATCATTGATCCGGTTCTTGCGGATGCAGGTAAGCTGTATGCGGGCTTTGACCTGAATTTCGTGGAAGCCATGAAGCGCCTCTGTGGCGAAGCGGACGTACTGCTCCCAAACATTTCCGAGGCAAGTTATCTTACTGGACTACCTTATACCGAGGAATATGATCGAGCCTATATCGCCGAATTATGCAAGCGCCTGTGTTCCTTAGGCACTAAGTGTGTCATCATGACGGGCATTGGATTCCGTGAGGGCTATACCGGCATCGCCGTTTACGAAAATGGCGAACTTAAGCACTACGAACACAAGAAAGTGTCCATGTGGTGTCACGGAACCGGGGATATTTACGCCTCCGCCATTACGGGATCCCTTATGAGGGGTAAATCCATCATGGAAGCAGTAAAAATTGCCGCGGATTTTACTCTAAAAGCTATTGAAAATACTGTGGACGATGCAGAAGAACACTGGTATGGTGTTAAATTTGAATCAGCAATACCGACTCTGGTAAAATCGTTCGAATAA
- a CDS encoding thioesterase family protein, protein MAEENINWEPLVYTETFKVTPEMIDDNHHFNNVWSVQWIQDISKNHSEQCGGTALMREMGCGWMIHEQHIVYKNQAFLGDEIKGTTWVDSFSKVVSKRKCKFERVSDGKVIFESETQWVLVDINRGRPKAITPEMVAHYGTLK, encoded by the coding sequence ATGGCCGAAGAAAATATCAACTGGGAACCGCTGGTTTACACCGAAACTTTCAAGGTCACTCCCGAAATGATCGATGACAATCATCATTTCAACAACGTCTGGTCCGTCCAGTGGATCCAGGACATTTCCAAGAATCATTCCGAACAGTGCGGCGGCACCGCTCTTATGCGGGAGATGGGCTGCGGTTGGATGATTCATGAACAGCACATCGTTTACAAGAACCAGGCCTTTCTGGGTGACGAAATCAAGGGAACCACTTGGGTGGATTCCTTCAGCAAAGTGGTTAGCAAGCGTAAGTGCAAGTTCGAGCGGGTCAGTGACGGTAAGGTGATTTTCGAGTCCGAGACCCAGTGGGTGCTGGTGGATATTAACCGCGGCCGCCCCAAGGCTATTACTCCGGAAATGGTGGCTCACTACGGCACCTTGAAGTAA
- the glgB gene encoding 1,4-alpha-glucan branching protein GlgB: MEWNDFTSLTSEDMQAIWNFGTKDPFSILGIHPLNTDKGVKTVIRTYQPQASYITGESCDGEFEFDFVKIGDTGFFEAILDKEYTPFFYNLIIRQDDGNEYTLTDPYAFLPVLSDFDRHLIASGTHYELYRKLGANLVEHQGFKGVHFAVWAPNARAVSVIGNFNSWDGRRHQMRMLGSSGIWEIFIPNLGEGELYRFEIHGADGNLHVKVDPLAKLSEVRPATASITTHLDGYEWGDDLYMYTHYATKVFGSPMNIYEVHAGSWRRDPADPDRFLNWEELADSLIPYLKEMGYTHVEFLPLAEHPLDESWGYQVTGYYSPTSRYGTPDQFRKFVDLCHQNEIGVIIDWVPAHFPKDAHALGRFDGTACYEHADPRQGEHPHWGTYIFNLGRNEVKNFLIANAMYWLKEFHCDGLRVDAVASMLYLDYGKGPGEWVPNKDGGNINYDTLEFLKHLNSVMGRLAPHGILIAEESTSFPSITRPPEQGGLGFHYKWNMGWMNDFLSYIQHEPIHRKYHHNSLTFSMVYAYSENFIQVFSHDEVVHGKGSMLGKMPGDNWQKFANLRLTYAFQYAHPGKKLNFMGNEFGQFREWCEKRSLDWHLVSWDSHGKILAMMKDLNHIYKDNAPFWEIDHYHTGFEWIWCDDADNSIVSFVRKDDHGNEILCVFNFTPVVRNDYRLGAPTKGKWKEIFNTDASMYGGSNVGNFGEVQTEQIPWQNRAQSMNVQVPPLGAVFFKLEK, encoded by the coding sequence ATGGAATGGAATGATTTTACCAGTTTGACGTCGGAAGACATGCAGGCTATTTGGAATTTCGGCACCAAGGATCCGTTTTCGATCCTAGGCATTCATCCGCTGAACACGGACAAGGGCGTAAAGACCGTTATCCGTACCTACCAGCCCCAGGCTTCCTACATCACAGGTGAATCCTGCGATGGTGAATTTGAATTCGACTTTGTGAAGATTGGCGACACCGGCTTTTTCGAAGCCATCCTGGACAAGGAGTACACCCCCTTCTTCTATAACCTGATCATCCGTCAGGACGATGGTAACGAATATACCCTTACCGATCCGTACGCATTCCTTCCGGTGCTGTCCGACTTTGACCGTCACCTGATTGCCTCCGGTACTCATTACGAACTTTACCGCAAGCTGGGCGCCAACCTGGTGGAACATCAGGGCTTCAAGGGCGTTCACTTCGCCGTTTGGGCACCCAATGCTCGCGCCGTTTCCGTCATCGGTAACTTCAACTCCTGGGATGGCCGCCGCCACCAGATGCGCATGCTGGGTTCCTCCGGCATTTGGGAAATCTTCATCCCGAACCTTGGCGAAGGCGAACTTTACCGTTTCGAAATCCATGGCGCCGATGGCAACCTCCACGTAAAGGTGGACCCGCTGGCAAAGCTTTCCGAAGTCCGTCCGGCAACCGCTTCCATTACCACCCACCTGGATGGTTACGAATGGGGCGATGACCTGTACATGTATACCCATTACGCCACCAAGGTCTTCGGCAGCCCCATGAACATCTACGAAGTCCACGCCGGTTCCTGGCGTCGCGATCCCGCAGATCCGGACCGTTTCCTGAACTGGGAAGAACTGGCGGACTCCCTCATTCCTTACCTGAAGGAAATGGGCTATACCCATGTGGAATTTTTGCCCCTGGCAGAGCACCCGCTGGACGAATCCTGGGGCTACCAGGTGACGGGCTACTACTCCCCCACCAGCCGCTACGGCACTCCCGACCAGTTCCGTAAGTTCGTGGACCTTTGCCACCAGAACGAAATCGGCGTGATTATCGACTGGGTTCCGGCACACTTCCCCAAGGACGCCCATGCACTGGGCCGCTTCGACGGCACCGCCTGCTATGAACACGCAGACCCCCGCCAGGGCGAACACCCCCACTGGGGCACCTACATCTTTAACCTGGGCCGTAACGAAGTCAAGAACTTCCTCATTGCAAACGCAATGTACTGGCTCAAGGAATTCCACTGCGATGGCCTCCGTGTAGATGCGGTTGCAAGTATGCTGTACCTTGACTACGGTAAGGGCCCCGGCGAATGGGTTCCCAACAAGGACGGCGGCAACATCAACTACGACACCCTTGAATTCCTGAAGCACTTGAATTCTGTGATGGGCCGCTTGGCTCCTCACGGCATCCTCATTGCCGAAGAATCCACCAGCTTCCCAAGCATCACCCGTCCTCCTGAACAGGGGGGTCTTGGCTTCCACTACAAATGGAACATGGGTTGGATGAACGACTTCCTCAGCTACATCCAGCACGAGCCCATCCATCGTAAGTATCATCACAACAGCTTAACCTTCAGCATGGTATATGCCTACTCCGAAAACTTCATCCAGGTGTTCAGCCACGACGAAGTTGTTCACGGCAAGGGCTCCATGCTGGGCAAGATGCCTGGCGACAACTGGCAGAAGTTTGCAAACCTCCGTTTGACTTACGCCTTCCAGTACGCACACCCGGGCAAGAAGCTGAACTTCATGGGCAACGAATTCGGTCAGTTCCGTGAATGGTGCGAAAAGCGCTCCCTGGACTGGCACCTGGTCAGCTGGGATAGCCACGGCAAGATCCTCGCCATGATGAAGGACTTGAACCACATCTACAAGGACAACGCACCCTTCTGGGAAATCGACCATTACCATACCGGTTTCGAATGGATCTGGTGCGATGACGCAGACAATTCCATCGTAAGCTTCGTCCGTAAGGATGACCACGGTAACGAAATTCTCTGCGTATTCAACTTCACTCCAGTAGTCCGCAACGACTATCGTCTAGGCGCACCTACCAAGGGTAAGTGGAAGGAAATCTTCAATACCGACGCCAGCATGTATGGCGGTTCCAACGTAGGTAACTTCGGTGAAGTCCAGACCGAACAGATCCCGTGGCAGAACCGCGCACAGAGCATGAACGTACAGGTCCCGCCCCTGGGCGCCGTATTCTTCAAGCTGGAGAAGTAA
- a CDS encoding gamma carbonic anhydrase family protein: MSSIIEYKGKKPVIGDRVFIAEGARLIGDVEIGEDSSVFYNAVIRADLAEIRIGKRTNIQDNASIHLSLDQGVHVGDEVTVGHNAILHACDIEDNVLIGMGAIVMDGARIRKNSVVAAGSLVPQNKEYPEGSLIVGSPARVSRQLTEEEIRKFHEGVLHYLEIKDELLSV; the protein is encoded by the coding sequence ATGTCTAGCATTATTGAATACAAGGGCAAGAAGCCTGTCATTGGCGATCGCGTGTTTATCGCAGAAGGAGCCCGCCTGATTGGTGATGTGGAAATCGGTGAGGATTCCTCTGTTTTTTATAACGCCGTCATTCGCGCCGATTTAGCTGAAATTCGCATTGGCAAGCGAACCAACATTCAGGATAACGCCTCCATCCATCTTTCCCTGGACCAGGGCGTCCATGTAGGGGACGAAGTGACGGTAGGCCATAATGCCATCCTTCACGCCTGCGATATTGAGGACAATGTCCTGATTGGCATGGGTGCTATTGTGATGGACGGAGCCCGTATTCGTAAGAATTCGGTGGTGGCTGCAGGCTCCCTAGTTCCCCAGAACAAGGAATATCCCGAAGGAAGTCTCATTGTGGGGTCTCCTGCCAGGGTTTCTCGCCAACTTACGGAAGAAGAAATTCGTAAATTTCACGAAGGAGTGTTGCACTACCTTGAAATTAAGGATGAGCTTCTGAGTGTTTAA
- a CDS encoding diacylglycerol kinase family protein, which yields MFKFVFLINPISGGGQGKVIHQYLPEIMESMGFTADQWKADFTKRDGMEQQILEALSSTETLIAVGGDGTVSSVLSVMINSEYTKTVKIGLIPLGTGNDLARVLNLYKPYVDKGLLFLVRRLLTAPSQPFDIWKVNGKTAFANYFSGGIDARIAHDFNLDRSTGAIKSCSVIANKLHYVRRFFADRNYKLKPAKLNYVTEDGMNRWRDISGYRTVIVGNIPSFASGSNPFYKSNMADGLLEIVCVCNIVQFLLGIALGTVPVLGNLLKKYFLKSRKAKSITFDLAEDEFLQLDGEDLSGKVGKKVTIEYACKIQILALGK from the coding sequence GTGTTTAAGTTTGTTTTTCTCATAAATCCCATTAGTGGTGGCGGCCAGGGGAAGGTGATTCACCAGTACCTGCCAGAGATTATGGAGTCCATGGGCTTTACCGCGGACCAGTGGAAGGCTGATTTCACCAAACGTGACGGGATGGAACAACAAATTCTGGAAGCCCTTTCCTCTACGGAAACGCTGATTGCGGTAGGCGGTGATGGAACCGTTTCTTCCGTGCTTTCCGTGATGATCAACTCCGAATATACTAAGACGGTAAAGATTGGCCTGATTCCCCTGGGAACAGGAAACGACCTTGCCCGCGTCTTGAACCTTTACAAGCCTTATGTGGACAAGGGCCTGCTGTTCCTGGTCCGCAGGCTTCTGACAGCACCGTCCCAGCCCTTCGATATCTGGAAGGTGAACGGGAAGACCGCCTTTGCCAACTATTTCTCCGGCGGTATTGACGCTCGAATTGCTCACGATTTTAACCTGGACCGCTCTACGGGAGCAATCAAGTCCTGTTCTGTCATTGCTAATAAGCTACACTATGTGAGACGCTTCTTTGCGGATCGTAACTACAAGTTGAAGCCCGCCAAACTGAACTATGTGACGGAAGACGGCATGAATCGTTGGCGTGATATTTCCGGATACAGGACGGTCATTGTAGGGAACATCCCCAGCTTTGCCAGTGGTTCCAATCCGTTCTACAAGTCCAACATGGCGGATGGCCTGCTGGAAATTGTTTGCGTCTGCAATATTGTCCAGTTCCTGCTGGGCATCGCCCTAGGAACCGTACCTGTTTTGGGAAATCTCCTGAAGAAGTATTTCCTCAAGTCCCGCAAGGCGAAGTCCATTACCTTCGATTTAGCCGAGGATGAATTCCTGCAGTTGGATGGGGAAGACCTGAGCGGCAAGGTGGGCAAGAAAGTAACCATCGAATACGCCTGCAAAATTCAGATTCTCGCCTTAGGTAAGTAA